One part of the Cyanobacteriota bacterium genome encodes these proteins:
- the lspA gene encoding signal peptidase II — translation MSLKQLLVTKNLLFWITAVVAVAVDQISKTVVIHYFHLGETIPLWPSVFHLTYVTNTGAAFSIFKGEVWLRWLSLVVSLGLMILGWFGPRLNRWEQAGYGFILGGAIGNGIDRFATGAVIDFLDARIINFPVFNLADVSINIGVVCILIAAFWRPRRPNSPES, via the coding sequence ATGTCGCTCAAACAATTGTTGGTTACTAAGAATCTTTTATTTTGGATTACAGCAGTAGTGGCTGTTGCCGTAGATCAGATATCTAAGACAGTTGTGATTCACTACTTCCACCTCGGAGAAACGATTCCACTCTGGCCATCGGTGTTTCATCTGACTTATGTCACCAATACTGGTGCTGCCTTCAGTATTTTCAAGGGTGAAGTATGGCTACGTTGGCTCTCACTGGTCGTAAGCTTGGGATTGATGATATTAGGCTGGTTTGGGCCACGCCTCAACCGTTGGGAACAGGCAGGGTATGGCTTTATTTTGGGAGGCGCGATCGGCAATGGCATCGATCGCTTCGCTACAGGTGCCGTGATTGACTTTCTAGATGCCCGCATAATTAACTTTCCAGTATTTAACCTTGCTGATGTATCCATCAACATAGGGGTAGTCTGTATTCTCATAGCAGCCTTTTGGCGACCACGCCGCCCCAATAGCCCTGAGAGCTAG